A window from Sphingopyxis alaskensis RB2256 encodes these proteins:
- a CDS encoding PepSY domain-containing protein: protein MFRTLTLPLCSALLLSMAAPAVARGDRDHEHLREAAAQGQVVPLGKLIAEVRSRPPYSDMTYLGGPQFDAGRMIYKLKFMDGSQVVVVYVDARTGRIVGRNP, encoded by the coding sequence ATGTTCCGCACCCTGACCCTTCCGCTTTGCTCCGCGCTGCTGCTTTCGATGGCTGCGCCGGCGGTCGCGCGCGGCGATCGCGACCATGAACATCTGCGCGAAGCGGCGGCGCAGGGGCAGGTCGTGCCGCTGGGCAAGCTGATCGCCGAAGTCCGCTCGCGCCCGCCGTACAGCGACATGACCTATCTCGGTGGGCCGCAGTTCGACGCGGGGCGGATGATCTACAAGCTCAAGTTCATGGACGGCAGCCAGGTTGTCGTCGTCTATGTCGATGCGCGCACCGGCCGGATCGTCGGCCGCAATCCCTGA
- the lon gene encoding endopeptidase La, giving the protein MTQSYPLLPLRDIVVFPHMIVPLFVGRDRSVAALEAAMEAGKEIFLVAQLDPGEDDPQRDDLYDVGVIATVLQLLKLPDGTVRVLVEGKERAKLLALTDEDRAVMASVKPIADTVDDSVDTAALMRSVVDQFENYAKLNKKMPAETAVQLSQIDDASRLADSVAGNLNIKVADKQALLVEDAPSKRLEMVFAFMEGELGVLQVEKKIRGRVKRQMEKSQREYYLNEQLKAIQRELGNDNGEGGDDLAELQLKIDSLKMSKEARAKANAELKKLRAMAPMSAEATVVRNYLDTLIGLPWGKKSKLKKDIAKAQAILDDDHYALEKVKDRIVEYLAVQARTNKLKGPILCLVGPPGVGKTSLGRSIAKATGREFVRQSLGGVRDEAEIRGHRRTYIGSLPGKIVTNLKKAGTMNPLFLLDEIDKLGQDFRGDPASALLEVLDPEQNAKFQDHYLEIDVDLSDIMFVTTANSLNLPQPLLDRMEIIRLEGYTEDEKVEIAKRHLIAKQVEAHGLKDGEFELTEDGLRDLIRYYTREAGVRTLEREIARLARKALRKILEGKAESVTITPENLSDFSGVRKYRHGISDLEDQVGAVTGLAWTEVGGELLTIEAVTASGKGQVKTTGKLGEVMTESVQAALSFVKARAPAYGIKPSLFARKDIHIHLPEGAVPKDGPSAGVGMVTAMISTLTGIAVRKDVAMTGEVTLRGRVLAIGGLKEKLLAALRGGIKTVLIPEENEKDLVEIPANITSGLKIIPVSHVDQVLAEALVSPVEPIEWTEADELAASPPIGVGSDPESAIRH; this is encoded by the coding sequence ATGACGCAATCCTATCCCCTTCTGCCGCTGCGTGACATCGTCGTTTTCCCGCACATGATCGTGCCGCTGTTCGTCGGTCGCGACCGTTCGGTGGCCGCGCTCGAAGCCGCGATGGAGGCGGGCAAGGAGATATTCCTCGTCGCCCAGCTCGATCCGGGCGAGGACGATCCGCAGCGCGACGACCTTTACGACGTCGGCGTGATCGCGACGGTGCTCCAGTTGCTCAAGCTGCCCGACGGCACCGTTCGCGTGCTCGTCGAGGGCAAGGAACGCGCGAAGCTCCTGGCGCTCACCGACGAGGACAGGGCGGTGATGGCGAGCGTCAAGCCGATCGCCGACACCGTCGACGACAGCGTCGATACTGCGGCGCTGATGCGCTCGGTCGTCGACCAGTTCGAAAATTATGCCAAGCTCAACAAGAAGATGCCCGCCGAAACCGCGGTGCAGCTGTCCCAGATCGACGACGCCTCGCGCCTCGCCGATTCGGTTGCCGGCAATCTCAACATCAAGGTTGCCGACAAACAGGCTTTGCTCGTCGAGGATGCGCCGTCGAAGCGGCTCGAAATGGTGTTCGCCTTCATGGAAGGCGAGCTCGGCGTGCTGCAGGTCGAAAAGAAGATCCGCGGCCGCGTGAAGCGCCAGATGGAAAAGAGCCAGCGCGAATACTACCTCAACGAACAGTTGAAGGCGATCCAGCGCGAACTCGGCAACGACAATGGCGAAGGCGGCGACGACCTTGCTGAACTGCAACTCAAGATCGACAGCCTCAAAATGTCGAAGGAGGCCAGGGCCAAGGCGAATGCCGAGCTGAAAAAGCTGCGCGCGATGGCGCCCATGTCGGCCGAGGCGACGGTGGTGCGCAACTATCTCGACACGCTGATCGGCCTGCCGTGGGGCAAGAAATCGAAGCTCAAGAAGGATATCGCCAAGGCGCAGGCGATCCTCGACGACGACCATTATGCGCTGGAGAAGGTCAAGGACCGGATCGTCGAATATCTCGCGGTGCAGGCGCGCACCAACAAGCTGAAAGGCCCGATCCTCTGCCTCGTCGGCCCGCCGGGCGTCGGCAAGACTTCGCTCGGCCGTTCGATCGCGAAGGCGACGGGCCGCGAGTTCGTGCGCCAGTCGTTGGGCGGCGTGCGCGACGAAGCCGAGATCCGCGGCCACCGCCGCACCTACATCGGTTCGCTGCCGGGCAAGATCGTGACCAATCTCAAAAAGGCGGGCACGATGAACCCGCTGTTCCTGCTCGACGAGATCGACAAGCTGGGGCAGGATTTCCGCGGCGATCCGGCGTCGGCGCTGCTCGAAGTGCTCGACCCCGAACAGAATGCGAAGTTCCAGGATCATTATCTGGAAATCGACGTCGACCTTAGCGACATCATGTTCGTGACGACGGCGAACTCGCTCAACCTGCCGCAGCCGCTGCTCGACCGCATGGAGATCATCCGGCTCGAAGGCTATACCGAGGATGAGAAGGTCGAGATCGCGAAGCGCCACCTGATCGCCAAGCAGGTCGAGGCGCACGGGCTCAAGGATGGCGAGTTCGAACTGACCGAGGACGGTCTGCGCGATCTCATCCGCTATTACACGCGCGAGGCGGGCGTCCGCACGCTCGAGCGCGAGATAGCGCGTCTTGCGCGCAAGGCGCTGCGCAAGATACTCGAGGGCAAGGCGGAAAGCGTGACGATCACGCCCGAAAACCTGTCCGACTTTTCGGGCGTGCGGAAGTATAGGCACGGCATCAGCGATCTCGAGGATCAGGTCGGCGCCGTGACCGGCCTTGCCTGGACCGAGGTCGGCGGCGAATTGCTGACGATCGAGGCGGTCACCGCATCGGGCAAGGGGCAGGTCAAGACGACCGGCAAGCTCGGCGAAGTGATGACCGAGTCGGTGCAGGCCGCATTGTCCTTCGTCAAAGCACGCGCGCCCGCCTATGGCATCAAGCCCAGCCTGTTCGCGCGCAAGGACATCCACATCCACCTGCCCGAAGGCGCGGTACCCAAGGACGGGCCTTCGGCGGGCGTCGGCATGGTCACCGCGATGATCTCGACGCTCACCGGCATCGCCGTGCGCAAGGATGTCGCGATGACCGGCGAGGTCACACTGCGCGGCCGCGTGCTCGCGATCGGCGGACTCAAGGAAAAGCTGCTTGCCGCGCTTCGCGGGGGCATCAAGACGGTGCTGATCCCCGAGGAGAATGAAAAGGATCTCGTGGAAATCCCGGCGAACATAACGAGCGGGCTCAAAATCATTCCGGTCAGCCACGTCGACCAGGTGCTTGCCGAAGCGCTCGTTTCGCCGGTCGAACCGATCGAATGGACCGAGGCGGACGAGCTTGCCGCCTCGCCGCCGATCGGCGTCGGCAGCGATCCCGAAAGCGCGATTCGCCACTGA
- a CDS encoding IS630 family transposase (programmed frameshift), with the protein MRPLSQDLRVRFCRALDRGMSARAAARMLDVSAATGVRWAQAWRERGSTEPGKVGGHLRPLLESERDWLLARIEQKKDPTLHELLADLREERGVVVCCDTLWRFLKRCGKSFKKTLFAKEQDRPDVVRRRARWRWVQRWVNPRRMVFIDETWAKTNMTRTHGWGTKGEPLIDKVPHGHWKTLTFIAGLRHDGIVAPCVLDGPINGTSFTARVEQFLIPELEPGSIVVLDNLGSHKGSRVRKLLRAAGIKMFFLPPYSPDLDPIEKMFSKLKRLLRKANERTVEPTWRRIGKLLDRFPPNECANYIRDAGYASI; encoded by the exons ATGAGGCCATTATCGCAGGATTTGCGGGTTCGGTTTTGCCGGGCGCTTGACCGGGGCATGTCGGCACGGGCGGCTGCGCGGATGCTGGATGTGAGCGCGGCGACGGGTGTTCGCTGGGCACAGGCCTGGCGAGAGCGGGGATCGACCGAGCCGGGCAAGGTGGGCGGCCACCTGCGGCCGTTGCTGGAGAGCGAGCGCGACTGGCTGCTGGCACGAATCGAGCAGAAGAAGGACCCGACACTGCACGAGCTGCTGGCCGATCTGCGCGAGGAGCGGGGCGTGGTGGTATGCTGCGATACGCTGTGGCGGTTCCTGAAGCGCTGCGGCAAGTCATTT AAAAAGACGCTCTTCGCCAAGGAGCAAGACCGCCCCGATGTTGTCCGCCGCCGCGCCCGCTGGCGCTGGGTTCAGCGCTGGGTAAACCCCCGGCGCATGGTCTTCATCGACGAGACCTGGGCCAAGACCAACATGACCCGTACCCATGGCTGGGGCACGAAGGGCGAGCCGCTGATCGACAAGGTGCCGCATGGACACTGGAAGACGCTCACCTTTATCGCTGGTCTCAGGCACGACGGGATCGTCGCCCCCTGCGTGCTCGACGGGCCGATCAACGGGACAAGCTTCACCGCCCGGGTCGAGCAGTTCCTGATCCCCGAACTGGAACCAGGCAGCATCGTCGTCCTCGACAATCTCGGCAGCCACAAAGGCAGCCGCGTGCGCAAACTGCTCCGGGCGGCGGGCATCAAGATGTTCTTCCTGCCACCTTACTCGCCCGACCTCGATCCGATCGAGAAGATGTTCTCCAAACTCAAGCGCCTGCTGCGAAAAGCCAACGAACGAACCGTCGAGCCCACTTGGCGGCGCATCGGCAAACTGCTCGACCGCTTCCCTCCAAACGAATGTGCCAACTACATCAGAGACGCCGGATATGCCTCAATCTAA
- a CDS encoding response regulator transcription factor: MRILIVEDEPTLGPQLKATLEGAGYAVDLATDGEDGHFLGSTETYDAAILDLGLPEIDGLTVLDRWRREKRNFPVLVLTARDSWSDKVAGLDAGADDYLAKPFQTEELIARLRALIRRASGNASSELTAGDVRLDTRSGRVTLAGEPVKLTAQEYKLLSYLLHHKGKVVSRTELIEHIYDQDFDRDSNTIEVFVTRIRKKLGADIITTIRGLGYQLDDPQG, translated from the coding sequence ATGCGGATCTTGATTGTCGAAGACGAACCCACGCTGGGGCCGCAGCTCAAAGCGACGCTGGAGGGGGCGGGCTATGCCGTCGACCTCGCGACCGATGGCGAGGACGGGCATTTTCTTGGCTCGACCGAAACCTATGACGCTGCGATTCTCGACCTCGGCCTCCCCGAAATCGACGGATTGACCGTGCTCGACCGTTGGCGGCGCGAAAAGCGCAACTTTCCGGTTCTCGTGCTGACGGCGCGCGACAGCTGGTCGGACAAGGTGGCGGGGCTCGACGCCGGTGCCGACGACTATCTCGCCAAACCCTTCCAGACCGAGGAACTGATCGCCCGCCTGCGCGCGCTGATCCGCCGCGCGTCGGGCAATGCGTCGAGCGAACTCACCGCGGGCGATGTCCGGCTCGATACACGATCGGGCCGCGTCACCCTCGCCGGCGAGCCGGTGAAGCTCACCGCGCAGGAATATAAGCTCCTCTCCTACCTGCTCCACCACAAGGGCAAGGTCGTGTCGCGCACCGAGTTGATCGAACATATCTATGACCAGGATTTCGATCGCGATTCGAACACGATCGAGGTTTTCGTCACGCGCATCCGCAAGAAACTGGGCGCCGACATCATCACCACGATCCGCGGTCTCGGCTATCAGCTCGACGACCCGCAGGGTTGA
- a CDS encoding HU family DNA-binding protein, with protein sequence MNKQDLIAAVADSSGLTKGDASKAVEAVFDAITGALKKGGEVRLVGFGTFAVSKRKASTGRNPRTGETMTIAASNQPKFKAGKALKDAVN encoded by the coding sequence ATGAACAAACAAGACCTGATCGCCGCCGTCGCCGATTCGAGCGGCCTGACCAAGGGTGATGCCAGCAAGGCCGTCGAGGCCGTCTTCGACGCGATCACGGGCGCGCTGAAGAAGGGCGGCGAAGTCCGTCTCGTCGGCTTCGGCACCTTCGCGGTCAGCAAGCGCAAGGCATCGACCGGTCGCAACCCGCGCACCGGCGAAACGATGACCATCGCGGCGTCGAACCAGCCGAAGTTCAAGGCCGGCAAGGCCCTCAAGGACGCCGTCAACTAA
- a CDS encoding sensor histidine kinase: MIAIAALWISLLLIGGGFALDRVLTSAITRNFDSSLEYVLIAMIRSSEIGPDGEVRLIEPLGDQRFLEPYSGLYWQISGGGQEPYRSRSLWERTLKAPRSHIDDQIHTYDSDQFVDEELRILERNVILPGSEVSWRYQIAQSRETLDAQIGAVRKTLIPSLALLGIGLIILAALQTFYGLWPLRHIRRAIAAMRGGQNRRVDAPLPREVQPMVDELNALLAHNEKQAEEARLHAGNLAHALKTPLTVLVNSATGSDSDLANIVRREAATMQRQVDHHLARARAVGRRGAAQSRAVVWDSVQSVSRAVFALYPDTRLDAAGDRTVVVQVERQDLDELVGNLLENAAKYGGGSVFVTIARDGAMAEIIVEDDGPGISPADRTRIFDRGVRLDSGKPGTGLGLAIVRDVAEIYGGSIALEASEDLGGLLVRLRLPAG; encoded by the coding sequence ATGATCGCGATTGCGGCGCTGTGGATTTCGCTGCTGCTGATTGGCGGCGGCTTCGCGCTCGACCGCGTGCTGACCAGCGCGATCACGCGCAATTTCGATTCGAGCCTCGAATATGTGCTGATCGCGATGATCCGCTCGTCAGAGATCGGCCCCGACGGCGAGGTGCGGCTGATCGAACCGCTCGGCGACCAGCGGTTTCTGGAACCCTATAGCGGTCTTTACTGGCAGATCAGCGGCGGTGGGCAGGAGCCCTATCGCTCGCGCTCGCTGTGGGAACGCACATTGAAGGCGCCGAGGTCGCATATCGACGACCAGATTCATACCTATGACAGCGATCAGTTTGTGGACGAGGAATTGCGCATCCTCGAACGCAATGTGATCCTGCCGGGCAGCGAAGTGAGCTGGCGCTACCAGATCGCCCAGTCGCGCGAGACGCTCGACGCGCAGATTGGCGCGGTGCGCAAGACACTGATCCCCAGTCTCGCGCTCCTCGGAATCGGGCTTATCATCCTTGCGGCGCTCCAGACCTTTTACGGCCTCTGGCCGCTACGCCACATCCGGCGTGCGATCGCGGCGATGCGCGGCGGCCAGAACCGCCGCGTCGACGCGCCGCTGCCGCGCGAGGTGCAACCGATGGTCGACGAACTCAACGCGCTGCTCGCGCATAATGAAAAGCAGGCGGAGGAGGCGCGGCTCCACGCCGGCAATCTCGCTCATGCGCTGAAAACCCCCCTCACCGTGCTCGTCAACAGCGCGACGGGTTCGGATTCGGATCTTGCGAACATCGTCCGGCGCGAGGCGGCGACGATGCAGCGTCAGGTCGATCACCATCTGGCGCGCGCGCGCGCCGTTGGGCGCCGCGGGGCCGCGCAGTCGCGCGCGGTCGTGTGGGACAGCGTCCAGAGCGTCTCGCGGGCCGTCTTCGCCTTGTATCCCGATACGCGGCTCGATGCCGCGGGGGACCGGACGGTGGTGGTGCAGGTCGAGCGGCAGGATCTGGATGAACTGGTTGGGAACCTGCTTGAAAATGCGGCCAAATATGGCGGCGGCAGCGTGTTTGTGACGATCGCGCGCGACGGCGCGATGGCAGAGATCATCGTCGAGGATGACGGTCCCGGCATTTCTCCCGCCGATCGCACGCGCATATTCGACCGCGGTGTGCGGCTCGACAGCGGCAAGCCCGGAACCGGCCTTGGTCTGGCGATCGTGCGCGACGTCGCCGAAATCTATGGCGGCAGCATCGCGCTGGAAGCGAGCGAGGATCTGGGCGGGCTGCTGGTGCGGTTGCGGCTGCCGGCGGGATAG